From Rhopalosiphum padi isolate XX-2018 chromosome 2, ASM2088224v1, whole genome shotgun sequence:
tcaaaatatttagaattttttttaaactatttatagaccattgaaatttttgatttttctaaattttttttcttgaaatgccgattaaaaaaaaaatggctttccaaaaaatctttaaaatttaatataaggtttattataagtttttattattgcagtaaaaaaagatcaaaaatcgttagtcacaatttttgtttaaatttaaatcgattGGTTTTatctaatgtattttattttaggataatttattaaatattatatattatatatagatggcGTGGGCGAGTTCGCGCATGATGTGTAATAGATTCTTACAGAAATCAgaattgtttactatttttaaagcgctaaagtatttattattgtattaatactatttattgaaaatgttcgttttttaataaacaattgacCTGTATTTGGCGCaaaagtatacttatattactatttactattattttttaattaaataaagagAGGACATTTCAGAGAAGTTATCGTTAAACAATGCATtagtaaataatagaaaaataaatagaaaatttgaaatagaaaacattattttgtaattaagttattgtatatcaACATAAAAATGAAGAGTTCGATTAGAGTTTAGATCCATTATCcacgtaatattgtaattatctaATTCGAATTATGTGTATcgtgtatttatatagtatatactatgcgcctatctatattataatgtatataatgtggTTATGTAATATCAATTTGGATCAAATCAATGACAAGATTGTCGGTCTAAAGGCACCGTTTAAGATTCAAATTGAGgtttattttatgcataaaagTGTGTAGCAACTTAGATAGGCATTTAATTTTCTTGAAAGTTAGAATATTTTACCAATGATTATGATTCATATAGTGGTAATATTGTTGAAACCTCGGCCAAAACGTTTAAATCCTATATGTTAAGTAAATACAATCAATAGTTTTCAATTGATGGACATTATGTTACCTGTATGTAAGTATTATGTTTTCTTAAATGACTTACAATTTAACagaacttgtatattatattgtattgtttatattttatgaaatactaGTCTAgcgtaaataatgttatttatgtattacgtggacttataaattgtaattcagagattattctattattattaaggtagggtagatatataattataatagtttgtgACTTGCATTCTCACCCATTTCCGAAAATTCAAaagtcataaaatatgaaaGGTGAAATTTTGAAAGCCTTTGATCATTAAACTATAACTAAACACTCTGTCCTTTATTACCTTtactattacatataaatattagatgAAAATTCGGATTCCTAACTTCTAAGAATATTCGATAGAGGTGTACCTATAGTTATGTATCTTCAACGGTTTCTAAAATACtacatttaactttaatatagaaattgaatcatttatttatcaacgatggtgattttgaataattaatcataaacttAAGTATCAAGTTATTTAGTGTTTCAATTGTATTTGCACATATTTGTacagtaaaatttaattcaaaatcgtattaattatgttattcattaatataatttttattttttctatagcaTAACGAAgacctttttataaaaatgtcaataaataatattcagtatCACCGACACGTCTAGTCATGACTATGTATATTAATCGAACGATGACATTataaattgaacaattttaaacattcgTGGAAAATTgtagatacaatttatttattaataatattggtagttaggtatatttatacagttatatacagtgaagttaaaaatacctatgtattataataggtattaccgacctatatattatgtcaatttatatacatactgtacctagtgtacctactacctaagtctattagtaggtacttagtTATAATACGTTAGTGCTTAtgcgtacttatataatataatattttgcaatgATTTGCACTTTGATTGATAAgtcatatacttacatatttctTATCTAAgtgcttatattatatgtttcgaGGTTACATCTTCATCACTGTCGTTAAtacttgataattatattatatcaactgaTTCAGTAGTTTACtgtgatcaatcatcattattcattactacaCCTAGTGATTACTGTAGAATACCtaaccattaaatataataatagacggTACCGGCTAtacctatttgtatataaaaaaactattttaagacTTTGCTGTTATATTAAGAGGTGTCGAATATAATCGtagttttaattacaaaaataaaaacgtgcaaaggttcaaatattttttcgtgaacaaaattaatagccgtgtataatataagcattatatattaataataatctgttAACacttaacattcatatatttgataaaacgttttaaattagCTATGAAGTAGATAGTTTCAAGTTTGGGAACAGTCGAACAGTGGTGTAACCAGGAATTTCGTATGGGTGGGTCTAACATCCCATATTGTCCGTATAGATGTTAAAAGTATACTTAAAGtgatgaaatataggtatatactcgtatgaatatatatattgatttaaaattagatatcctacaatgtaaatttaatatttaataatataacaaaattacatGAATTGgcttaaatatatcaaaaaagaaATAAACTTGACCAATGGGGGGGGGGGCGGGGCTTTATCCCACTTACCCCTCTAGTTACGCCCTAGTTTGGGGGTGTctgaattaaataggtaaataaaatatcgtgTATGAATATTGACCATCAGATAGTTATAACTACAGgtaccaaattaaataataacttttaaaacaattaaattattaaaaatgcacaTTATTTGGACGGTTGTACATTTTCGCAGGTTTATTTCAATACTAtctaaaagataatataaaataaaatctgtaaaaaaaaaattttgttcattttaattaatataatttaatgtttataataatgtggACTCAGCAAAAaagttctaataaaaaattaattatattaaataataaaaataataataataataaatttttttagctgAAAGCTAAATATAgtcatgatatttataaaataaaaaaaaaacagcagtTATGTATttcattcttataataatatgaacatataaatctaaaaaagcTATCATGTATTCATGTATATAAATTGCACTGTGCCAGTAgactataactttaaatttctaattttatgataaattttgaatatatagtAGGTGCAATAAGTACTTAAGGTAAACTTAATGTCAATCTAAGAGAATTTACCATCAGGATAGTTTACTAGTTTACCGTACAATCGGAAGAGTTCAGCATCATCCAAATTCAgacaatataagtaataatagtaatagataCACAAACTTTAATGGTTATCATATACCCGCAGGCTATATAAATGTTTACCTTAGGTATATGGCTATACCAAGGCCATACTTAGCGAGGGTAACCTGTCCCCCCCGAAATTCTCTTGTATTAGGCAACTTAGAAATGATTTcatctttattttatacatcactTACTAATTAGTAAATCTTAAAATTTTCATAACCCCTCTTCCCCCCAAATTTTTTTCTGGGCACGGCTTGGCTTGTACGTTATAAGTAGGGCGCGAATTTGTATGTGAATGTATACGTTTATTGAATTCAGATTTCTTCATTCCGATTAAAAATGAGCACGTTTCATAACACCTTGTcaccttaaataaaatatattcattatgtaatatttaggtactacgtatttttacatattttgaagtaaatgcatttttttgacttttttcaaattttatatttgtatatgttcACCTATTTACAAACATATTGACAGCAGTTACTATACTGCGGAAAATATATTCATTCTGTTGTAAATTGTTATTGATAATgttgacaaattaataaaataggtaaacgATATTTGATTCGCCATATTTGTTATATGATCTATTACTCTAGAGTCTAAAGACTAATTGATCTAGcctgtacatttattatttatttattcagtatttttctttttatatgattcaaattataacaataatgttgaataaaaactttttattaaatatttcataattattaatacgtattttgcaaaaatatctatataaatattcacatattttgactattttattaaataaaaatccgcGACCCAGTTACAAGTTATAACGtgctataatattgtgatatactAAACAGGGAGGttctatgaaaaaataaatagatatatcaCCATTTTTTTGATACGTACATTTcactcaaatattttttcacttcCCCTATACTATAGTCCACCACCACTTCTTATTGCTTTTGATtgcatatattcatattatttaataaagggGACAAATAGACCTATCACGAGTAGAGAACTACGTCATAAACTGGGTACGGAGAAGATGCGACGGCTGAACGATTTTATGGAGTTTATGCAATTGCAgctatttattttgtcatagtGTTTCTTGTTTTTTTCTTGGAACCTACGTCTCTCGAGGAATAAGGATCATTATATTCGTACATGACGATTGTAACacactaaataataatcaagtcattttttatatataattaaatttcttaaatgtaatatttacaatttgtgtCGAATTTTGATGTACAAccgtacagaaaaaaaaatacgaactccttaaattaattgatatacaCGGCAGTTATTGACAAAGCATAAAgggttttatactatttaattgatAGGGTTAAATCTTATTTAGCAATAGTTGATGAAAACccgtaaataatatatgaactatTTAACCCAACTTTGcacagaaaaaaattaacaatcataatattggTGTATTTCGGATTATTGTTCACGAATAGATCGGCGTTAGTGTAGGTACCTCGCTTTGTGAACTAATTCGAAGGAGATGGGTGAATGCATGTAGTGGATTGGATATAGTACTTACAGTATATTTTTGAACGTTGTTTAAACTACTTTCTAAACTTAACCGATATCTCTAAGAACAATCTCTGAAATTTTCGTTAAAATTGGTGGAGTAGTTTTTGAATGTATACGATATAATCATATACagacgattttgtttttttttttttttgaaaccaaTGTCAACTAAATCGTCTTAATCTgtctattaaaaatagttttatcgaataattattatgttagtaaatattagagttattttttaaattttaagatgaATATAAAGAgactttaaaaatcaaataaacactgtgcattacgaaaaaaaaataattatatatatatatatatatatatatattagatagacTTTATACTTACGCGTGATAAGTACGTAGGTACACGTTGAATTTTTACGACATAAAAGTTGTGACGAAATCAcagttgaaataattatatttgatgaaGTATTACGcagtatattacaattaaatatattttctttaaaatttaaaaaaatattaataattattattaaactaataaattatttataaaactatgatgtttgtattatttttcatttatatttttttttgtaaaaaagttatataCTCTTAACTAATAAAACAAAGATAAGTGGGTTTGACGAGCGAATCGAGCAGAGGCAGACCgcctaaaacataattttattcaaatttctagtcaaaattaaatttatgcgTAGGTCAACTtataaaaaagtgggcaagtgggtatcgctctgctgtatagtagtgatggagagtaggtcactataatggatgtgttcaaTTTGACTGCAACGactgatatcattgtatacgaaaaacgattctgaacggagatgatttgtcagtaaatggtaattagcaggatatatcatagtattacctatatttaaattgtaatatatcgttattttacgcgatgtcgtaaaaaattaaatttcttaagctcataaaatgttttctttatcgatgctacaatttttttttacaattacttaaaagaaaacttatggataaccttgtattagatttttgaaccttaagtataaatcacaaaaattttatgaattttcaacttcaaaattccttacaaattttcgcaattttgatatgcttcgtaaatatttgaactttaaatgcttacatAAAtgctaaacaaaaattgtgactaacgatttttgatttttttttactacgataagttcaacttataataaataaccttgtattaaattttaaaaattttttgaattttttttatcggcattttaagaaaaaaaacttaaaaaagtcaaaaatttaaattgtctataagtagcttaaaaaaattctaaatattttgaacatttaatcgtaaataaataacgctaatataaatatatggtgaaaatttcaagtatttacaatgattcgtttatgagttacagcaaaatcaaaaaatcgattttgtcaaaaagtggttatgcgtaaaaattcccgtttttccgtaattttttcagggttttacccgacgcttttgaaaactattggaaattttttacttttgaccccccaaagtaccaactagatgaatttttcttttcaaagaggggctgaagtcaaaaatcgatatcattaattattatcgtaatcattattactactccaaaaagtgatgacagacacaaaaataaaaaaaaataaaaaaaaacacacatcattgtaaaatcaatacattcatcactccgttcagaatctaaaatgtacaGTCTATATTGTGTTCCAAAAGTCCCGTATCACCCTTAATATCttcatagaaaataaatatatttatatgcaatttttttttttacatttataaatatagaaattctGATTAAAAGACGTGATtcaatttgatttttcaaaaattattaaaaaaaaaaactttttatgcaattcatttttaaaatttcaagatGTACACTgttgatcatattttttaaaaaaagtaaaaaaaaaaaaatattaatattgaataaaaattgatcaagctaataatgtttttgaatttctaagAACAATAGTTATGTtaccttatttataaattgtcataaaaaaattagtgttcCAATCGAAATTGATTAAGTGAgaatatttaatcttttttttattaaattgttagaaTCGCATCATCCCAAAGTTAAAACATAACTTAAaatgatactaaaaatatttaaacaattttttggcTATAAATACAGTTTAAACATTGACATTTCGCATTTTGAGTTCATTTCTAGTCTGAGTTTTGTAGTTAGGACTGTTAGGAGTCTGTaactttgaatatattatatagacatattgTCTAGAATCATGCTAATATGCAATTCATGTTTTGCTAGGTAATATAACAGGATATAATTGTTcttagaaattcaaaaacattattggcTCTAACttggttaatttttattcaatttatatatattttttaactgctttgaaaaatatgatcaacttaaatttgtacaatttttaaataattttttaattttatgccaTTTAATCACAATTTCCATACTTAGGTACTACGCtgtaaaaaaatcacaattaaatacattgattttcTACGTAGATATTAAGAGTGATATGGGAATTTTAGAACTCTGCACTGCAATATATAAGTCGAAAATGAAGTTAACTCGAGTCTTAACTCGAGAAATATTTTTGAGCAATTTGGTTCCAATAGATTCAGGAGTTTCCAAGTCTCTATGCCTCATCCAAAAGtggattaatttatatatatttacaattaatttataattatatttaataaaattgcagATCATAAATATGAATCACAATtctaacaaaattttaaattttttagaatcACCTAATTTTAGTTACCTATATTCATACACTTGTctgattataataaagttttaaagttGGGAGAGAAAAAATACTCTGAGAAcacgtgtaatattatacttcaaattccaataataatattattattagtttaataattatcgaCTAATGACAAGatcatatagtaaaataaaatataaataggtagaaATTATATAGAAAGTCAACTgctttaataatgtatgtaacgcttataataattcatattattcattaatcataacaatttttgataatacgcctatattataatatgtacctgtgtcctgtatgattataatataattatctgacGTATCCTGATAGACGTCAGTAACCGACTCCCGAGGCTAAATTACATCATAACAAATCGTTAGGTACGCCATCGTCTATCAGCTACACTCGAATAACTCAAAATGTTGAACTACCAAGTAGGTACCAACTATTTCTATCTAATTGCGTAGACACGTTGATGTTACGCGTGGgcaaaataggtaggtacttacatgTCACATTTGATTAGAGGTGTACCACTAACAGTTTACAGTTGAATATTCTTGCATTACAAAAAAcctgtgaataatataattataacgagTGACTGATGTGCCATATTGTGTGTCTTACTTAGTTTCACTCTCACCTGGATAGACCAACAGTTGAAAATTCCTTGATATAAACGACGATGCGTTTCGTTGGACCTGCAATTATGTGacccaaaaataaatgtactatttatcgattatattatatgttggtTCCCTAATGGAAAATTGAAAACTCAGTCTTGAAAGCATTTTTGCATTAACCACATTCTTTATttccttaataataaattgtgttttatttcattatagaatttgttttatttatttattaattagataggCCGATGggtaattataataagatattcCCAGCTTGTAGGCTATCTACACCTacagatatatttaatttaataataagttcaaagtataatattaatttatattgtttatatacattttaatttctaataaaaggtagagagcaaaataaaaaataaaaatcaatgttgatatcaataataaataaactatgtaACCAATTAATGTgactttattacttattaaatatcataattattatattacgaacTAAGAATAATATCTTGTTATATAGATTGTAAAATACCTATGACAATAAACTGTTACCTACTTAAAACTTAGAACCTTATTATTAGGATAATTAAAATCAtggataaaaaaatttcaaaataagttATACAAAATATCTCATCTCTTATAACCCACTTTCAATTTGTTTTGATCACCACCCTATGAACGAGAAATGTCCGCCAAACCACCGTAGATAATGGACATCCAATCAATAACCAAATAGAAAGGTGGAaccattatttttcaaaattagaaGGTCACAATTATATTTCTGtttagacacaaaaaaaaagtttcaccAGAGTTTTCTTCTCACGAAACAAAATTAGCCAAATTAAAAACAcgcatgaaaaaattatataaaatatgttgtgatGTAATGCAAAATTGATGaacattttatggttattgcttacattatacaattattttaattatcattatattaacattttaaattaaattatttatttttgtaagtcatattaaataattaccataaattttaaaataaataatagtacattGTATAGAAGTgttttaacacaaaaataaattggttcCTTTTTTATCAGCAGCTTTTTTGCCAATGTCTTTTTATCCTAGATTCACTTAGAACATAGTTTGATAGTGAAACATCAACAATGACAAAAATTAAACCACAATAATCCAATTTTGTCATTAGTGGTATAACAGtgcaaatatttcaaattatttttatatatgtatttgtaataaactattgtactattattatttgcttgtaacttttatagtatatatcaaCAATAcacaatagttataaaaatcaatcaacCATCCTATTCAACTGGCTCTTTTAACAACTAATATTTGCAGcgaaaacaattaaacaattattataaaaataataagtatttaatctaaaaaataaacaataatttacaacatGTAGATGTAtgtaacactattataatatataatgtatattatactagctTAATcccatacataattttaaaaataaataaagtaatttttttttagttaattattagtgGCAGcatcattttcaataattttgagtgCATCTTCTGCTTCTGTTGCCAGAAAATAATCGTCTGACTTAAAAATTACTGGCGGTTCATAGGCAGGTAATTGCTTAGAAGAATGGTCTTCTTGTTTTttctaatcaaaattaatacaattaaacaataatacaatattatattagcaatGTGCATTTATAACATAGCAATTGACTTACAAAAAAGggtttcaaaattgtattcagTGGACCTTCCTTATTAATAGGCATACAAGCCTCAGCTTCAGTTAGTTGTTGGTCGACTAATTCTACGTCTTCACCAACTTTATTAACAAGCTTTTCTAATTTGTTTACAGAATCTGTTAGTTCAGTAACCTTGGACTTCATAGCTTTTATTGAATCATAATGCATCTCAGTACTTTCCATTCGTAATGCACGGACCTGAAAGTAATGGAtgcaaatttgaattttatcaatCGGACActattaagaatatattattattatttaccatttccataAATGTCTGAAACTCTTCCAATCTGGTAAGCATATCTTCGACTACATCTTTTAACGCGCTAACCTGAGATGACCAAGAATAGatcgataataatacaatgtaataataataataatgtattatttgccTAATATAAGTATATCTAAGCATAATGCGTAGATTAATTACTTATGTTTTAATGTAGTTACCTCATTTTCATTGTTGACTTTTAAGTACTCGGAATAATCGATGGCCAGCTCGTCTAACATCATGAACTACTCAAACTTTAAGTTACAACGTATAGGatacaattataaaagaaatacaaAAAGTCTCTCCGTATCACGAATTCACGAATAAACAACCTGTCGACAACCAAGATGtctgtttgaatattttttattatttagtatttacgtaGGTGAATTAAACTCTGACAAGCATTATCATTATCAAAACTTGATAACCAACTAGTGGTAGGTTGGTTACGATAACCGTGGTCACCGCTTACCACTCGAGTGATAAAGAACCTTTAAAATGAGTCAGT
This genomic window contains:
- the LOC132922714 gene encoding biogenesis of lysosome-related organelles complex 1 subunit 4; translated protein: MMLDELAIDYSEYLKVNNENEVSALKDVVEDMLTRLEEFQTFMEMVRALRMESTEMHYDSIKAMKSKVTELTDSVNKLEKLVNKVGEDVELVDQQLTEAEACMPINKEGPLNTILKPFFKKQEDHSSKQLPAYEPPVIFKSDDYFLATEAEDALKIIENDAATNN